A region from the Aquipuribacter sp. SD81 genome encodes:
- a CDS encoding DUF4870 domain-containing protein, whose protein sequence is MTQQPAAPVPNALSDAPAPAAGTYPGGRGPAPLTPADETTWSTVGHLSWLAGSLVGLPVLGPLVLWLVLRERGPFVRHHLTDALNFQLSLMVYALGLAVVGGLGTLLTVGLLLPALVVAVLAVAVLGVVLTVVAAVAAARGEWYRYPLTLRVVR, encoded by the coding sequence ATGACGCAGCAGCCCGCCGCCCCGGTCCCGAACGCGCTGTCCGACGCCCCCGCGCCCGCGGCGGGCACCTACCCCGGCGGGCGCGGCCCCGCCCCCCTCACGCCCGCCGACGAGACGACGTGGTCGACCGTCGGGCACCTGTCGTGGCTCGCCGGCTCCCTCGTCGGCCTGCCCGTGCTCGGCCCCCTCGTGCTGTGGCTCGTGCTCCGCGAGCGCGGCCCCTTCGTGCGCCACCACCTCACCGACGCCCTCAACTTCCAGCTGTCCCTCATGGTGTACGCCCTCGGGCTCGCGGTCGTCGGTGGCCTCGGCACGCTGCTGACCGTCGGCCTGCTCCTGCCCGCGCTCGTGGTGGCGGTGCTCGCGGTCGCGGTGCTCGGGGTCGTGCTCACGGTCGTCGCGGCGGTGGCCGCCGCCCGGGGCGAGTGGTACCGCTACCCGCTCACGCTGCGGGTCGTCCGGTGA